Proteins found in one Coffea eugenioides isolate CCC68of chromosome 5, Ceug_1.0, whole genome shotgun sequence genomic segment:
- the LOC113772248 gene encoding uncharacterized protein LOC113772248: protein MAFCAQSKLSNLNLWIKTSVGSSSTDNVGGHHDSLRRRAPKSRAKSRMMVKMTASTSGSSGQGSSTVAFEEGQLERPRWTGETPLSRLVGALISFRPLFSIMKFGARQVLISTAEKTNIPWREMTRQILESDVYKEMDSIEDPSLVYPDYYLNPFHAYDEGNLSWLAAAEAEAATMSMMRRAIPYASSLDEANQIVRGNWLNAIEEHHQKYSEENIVRQILDIGCSVGVSTRCLADKFPNARVTGLDLSPYFLAVAQYKEKKSNPRMNPICWVHANGESTGLPSKSFDILSIAYVFHECPERAIKIMVREAFRLLRPGGTFAITDNSPKSKILQELSPVLFTLMKSTEPFLDEYYLTDLERVMREAGFINVNTVLTDPRHRTVTATVPY from the exons ATGGCCTTTTGCGCTCAATCAAAGCTCAGCAATCTGAATTTATGGATCAAAACATCCGTAGGAAGCAGCAGTACTGATAATGTAGGAGGCCATCATGACTCACTTAGAAGAAGAGCACCAAAAAGCCGTGCCAAAAGTAGGATGATGGTTAAAATGACAGCATCAACTAGCGGAAGCAGTGGCCAGGGGTCATCGACGGTGGCATTTGAGGAGGGACAGCTGGAAAGGCCGCGGTGGACCGGTGAAACGCCGCTTTCTCGGCTTGTTGGAGCCCTCATTTCCTTCAGACCTCTCTTCTCTATCATGAAATTTGGCGCAAGACAAGTTCTCATAAG TACAGCTGAGAAGACAAATATTCCATGGAGGGAAATGACTAGACAGATACTGGAATCAGACGTATACAAAGAAATGGACAGTATTGAGgatccctctcttgtttacccTGATT ATTACCTCAATCCCTTCCATGCATATGATGAGGGCAATCTTTCCTGGCTG GCTGCTGCTGAGGCAGAGGCTGCAACTATGTCAATGATGAGACGGGCAATACCATATGCTTCTTCATTGGATGAAGCTAATCAAATAGTTCGTGGAAATTGGCTGAATGCAATTGAAGAACATCATCAGAAATATTCAGAAGAAAATATTGTCAGACAAATTCTTGATATCGGATGTTCAGTTGGTGTCAGCACAAGATGCCTTGCTGATAAATTTCCCAATGCTAGAGTGACT GGCCTGGATCTGTCACCATATTTTCTTGCTGTTGCTcaatataaagaaaagaaaagcaacccAAGAATGAATCCTATCTGTTGGGTCCATGCTAATGGTGAAAGTACAGGCTTACCTTCCAAATCATTTGACATTCTTTCTATTGCTTATGTG TTCCATGAATGCCCTGAAAGAGCGATAAAAATTATGGTGAGAGAAGCCTTTCGACTGCTTCGACCTGGAGGAACTTTTGCAATCACAGACAACTCG CCAAAATCAAAGATTCTTCAG GAATTATCACCGGTGCTATTTACGCTAATGAAGAGTACTGAACCATTCCTGGATGAGTATTATTTGACAGATCTTGAAAGAGTAATGAGAGAAGCAGGCTTTATCAATGTAAATACGGTTCTCACGGATCCAAGGCACAGGACAGTGACTGCAACTGTGCCTTACTAG
- the LOC113772247 gene encoding putative disease resistance protein RGA3, with translation MVASAMQTSRLHHLQILSDNHSWMLFEKLAFADGGATKTQDLVDIGRKILKKCGGVPLAIKVIGGLLYSKKDASEWLKLENSEIWNESTNTEGGVMSALKLSYENLPSLSVKQCFASCSIFPKDAHMRKESLIQIWMAQGLINDAKGGGHLQMEDIGSDCFNVLLRSSLLQAGYKNSIYGIKGCRMHDLVHDLSLQVSNNCFLNTEDGMVVSHEDEVMHLTVVLSRGKMLKNIEGIPPNLQTLYYIGDDGIMLEDILERSKYLSVLKVDCWDVTHLPNAVGNMKHLRHLDMSQTQIAALPDSITKLYNLMTLKVSRLEEIPKKFSNLINLRHLEFSTAFLGRPSCLIPGIGQLANLRTLPYFVVSQDKGCQLEELEHLRNLRGELKIFGLENVSSFESAAKAKLSEKSSIQSLTLSWDDTNEDCDDNNINSVMEGLQPHPDLKSLAINGFKGSRFPSWMVAKDHLMVLLRNLVHLRLEKLGKCEQVPSLGDLPCLESLDMVSLHNVKRIGAEFYGLLTHLDINARSSASCSSSTSSREVKPVTLFPKLRRFGLRNMKRLEEWSDAMVPSDSSSSIKVFPSLRYLEIEGLPKLAFLPDMENLTSLEVLRIERCGSFACIRNLNSLISLEFLYLDDCPALLDASLDMKNPQSLRALRISGCDKLNPSLSNNLEKFTSLEELSIVSDDPGSWPIMALHSLANLRELDLGGGFSDDLDHFPWPHSITNLVSLEHLVLSGWPKITSLPDQIQHLSNLRTLYIGKFEGLEVLPEWMGSLRNLRALDIRNCSNLRQLPSAEAMRHLTSLNQLHINSCPLLAERCTKGSGAEWPKIAHIPLVQIYPLNKV, from the coding sequence ATGGTAGCCTCAGCAATGCAAACATCTCGTTTGCATCATCTACAAATCCTCTCAGATAATCATAGCTGGATGCTGTTTGAAAAACTAGCATTTGCAGACGGTGGCGCAACAAAGACTCAAGATCTGGTGGACATTGGCAGAAAGATACTGAAAAAGTGTGGCGGCGTGCCATTAGCGATCAAAGTGATTGGGGGTTTGTTGTATTCCAAAAAGGATGCCTCGGAATGGTTGAAGCTTGAGAACAGTGAAATATGGAATGAGTCTACCAACACTGAAGGTGGAGTCATGTCTGCCCTGAAGCTGAGTTACGAAAACTTACCTTCATTGTCAGTGAAACAATGCTTTGCAAGTTGTTCCATTTTCCCGAAGGACGCTCACATGAGAAAAGAAAGCTTGATACAGATTTGGATGGCCCAGGGATTGATTAATGATGCCAAGGGAGGAGGTCATTTGCAAATGGAGGATATAGGCAGCGACTGCTTCAACGTATTGCTTCGGAGTTCTTTGTTGCAAGCTGGTTATAAGAATTCCATTTACGGAATCAAGGGCTGCCGGATGCATGACCTTGTGCATGATCTTTCATTGCAAGTGTCAAATAATTGTTTCTTAAACACGGAGGATGGCATGGTAGTCAGTCATGAAGATGAAGTTATGCATTTGACCGTTGTTCTGAGTCGAGGAAAGATGTTAAAGAATATCGAAGGGATTCCTCCAAATTTGCAAACGCTTTATTATATTGGGGATGATGGTATTATGCTCGAAGACATCTTGGAAAGGTCTAAATACCTTTCTGTATTAAAAGTAGACTGCTGGGATGTTACTCATCTCCCCAATGCAGTGGGTAATATGAAACATTTAAGACATCTTGATATGAGTCAAACTCAAATCGCCGCTCTGCCAGATTCGATCACAAAGCTCTACAATTTGATGACTTTGAAAGTAAGTCGCTTGGAAGAGATACCTAAGAAGTTTAGCAATTTAATTAACTTGAGGCATCTCGAGTTTTCCACGGCTTTTTTGGGTCGGCCCTCATGTTTGATCCCTGGGATTGGGCAGCTGGCTAATCTTCGGACGTTGCCCTACTTCGTGGTAAGCCAAGACAAGGGATGTCAGCTTGAGGAGCTGGAACACTTGCGCAACCTCCGAGGCGAGCTAAAAATTTTTGGACTTGAGAATGTGAGCAGCTTTGAATCGGCAGCAAAAGCAAAGTTGTCCGAAAAATCAAGCATTCAAAGTTTAACACTTTCATGGGATGACACAAATGAAGATTGCGACGACAACAATATCAACAGTGTCATGGAAGGTCTCCAACCTCACCCAGACTTGAAAAGTTTAGCCATTAATGGTTTCAAAGGTTCAAGGTTTCCGTCATGGATGGTGGCAAAGGATCACTTGATGGTACTCCTAAGGAATCTGGTACACCTCAGGTTGGAGAAATTGGGTAAGTGTGAACAAGTACCATCACTAGGGGACTTGCCTTGTCTCGAGTCCTTAGACATGGTCTCCTTACACAATGTGAAGCGCATTGGGGCAGAATTCTATGGTCTCCTTACACATCTCGATATTAATGCAAGGAGCAGCGCTTCTTGTAGTAGCAGCACCAGTAGCAGAGAGGTGAAACCAGTCACTCTGTTTCCAAAACTAAGGCGTTTTGGGCTGCGGAACATGAAAAGGCTAGAGGAGTGGTCAGATGCAATGGTTCCCTCGGATTCTTCTTCATCAATTAAGGTATTCCCTAGTCTCCGGTACTTGGAAATCGAAGGGCTCCCCAAGTTGGCTTTTTTACCAGATATGGAGAACTTGACATCTCTTGAGGTGTTACGGATAGAGAGATGCGGAAGTTTTGCTTGTATAAGGAATTTGAATAGCCTTATATCTCTCGAATTCTTATATTTAGATGACTGCCCTGCTTTATTAGATGCTTCTCTGGATATGAAAAACCCCCAATCCCTACGTGCTCTACGCATCTCAGGATGTGATAAGTTGAATCCTTCATTGAGTAATAATCTTGAGAAGTTCACATCGCTCGAGGAGTTGAGTATCGTTTCTGATGACCCTGGTTCTTGGCCAATTATGGCTCTACACAGTCTAGCCAACCTCCGTGAGTTGGATCTCGGTGGTGGCTTCTCTGACGACCTTGATCATTTCCCGTGGCCACACTCCATCACCAATCTCGTCTCGCTGGAGCATCTTGTATTGAGTGGATGGCCAAAAATCACGTCTCTCCCAGACCAAATTCAGCATCTCTCTAACTTGAGAACTTTATATATTGGGAAGTTTGAGGGGTTGGAAGTTCTTCCAGAGTGGATGGGTAGCCTTCGGAATCTTCGAGCATTGGATATTCGTAATTGCTCTAACCTCAGACAATTGCCCTCTGCAGAAGCAATGCGACACCTCACCAGTTTAAATCAACTACATATCAACAGCTGTCCTCTTTTAGCAGAGAGATGCACCAAAGGAAGTGGCGCAGAGTGGCCCAAGATTGCACACATTCCCTTGGTTCAAATCTATCCGTTGAACAAAGTTTGA
- the LOC113772025 gene encoding putative disease resistance protein RGA3 yields MEGLQPRPDLKSLAINGFKGSRFPSWMVAKDHLMVLLRNLVHLRLEKLGKCEQVPSLGDLPCLESLDMVSLHNVKRIGAEFYGLLTHLDINARSSASCSSSTSSREVKPVTLFPKLRRFGLRNMKRLEEWSDAMVPSDSSSSIKVFPSLRYLEIEGLPKLAFLPDMENLTSLEVLRIERCGSFACIRNLNSLISLEFLYLDDCPALLDASLDMKNPQSLRALRISGCDKLNPSLSNNLEKFTSLEELSIVSDDPGSWPIMALHSLANLRELDLGGGFSDDLDHFPWPHSITNLVSLEHLVLSGWPKITSLPDQIQHLSNLRTLYIGKFEGLEVLPEWMGSLRNLRALDIRNCSNLRQLPSAEAMRHLTSLNQLHINSCPLLAERCTKGSGAEWPKIAHIPLVQIYPLNKV; encoded by the coding sequence ATGGAAGGTCTCCAACCTCGCCCAGACTTGAAAAGTTTAGCCATTAATGGTTTCAAAGGTTCAAGGTTTCCGTCGTGGATGGTGGCAAAGGATCACTTGATGGTACTCCTAAGGAATCTGGTACACCTCAGGTTGGAGAAATTGGGTAAGTGTGAACAAGTACCATCACTAGGGGACTTGCCTTGTCTCGAGTCCTTAGACATGGTCTCCTTACACAATGTGAAGCGCATTGGGGCAGAATTCTATGGTCTCCTTACACATCTCGATATTAATGCAAGGAGCAGCGCTTCTTGTAGTAGCAGCACCAGTAGCAGAGAGGTGAAACCAGTCACTCTGTTTCCAAAACTAAGGCGTTTTGGGCTGCGGAACATGAAAAGGCTAGAGGAGTGGTCAGATGCAATGGTTCCCTCGGATTCTTCTTCATCAATTAAGGTATTCCCTAGTCTCCGGTACTTGGAAATCGAAGGGCTCCCCAAGTTGGCTTTTTTACCAGATATGGAGAACTTGACATCTCTTGAGGTGTTACGGATAGAGAGATGCGGAAGTTTTGCTTGTATAAGGAATTTGAATAGCCTTATATCTCTCGAATTCTTATATTTAGATGACTGCCCTGCTTTATTAGATGCTTCTCTGGATATGAAAAACCCCCAATCCCTACGTGCTCTACGCATCTCAGGATGTGATAAGTTGAATCCTTCATTGAGTAATAATCTTGAGAAGTTCACATCGCTCGAGGAGTTGAGTATCGTTTCTGATGACCCTGGTTCTTGGCCAATTATGGCTCTACACAGTCTAGCCAACCTCCGTGAGTTGGATCTCGGTGGTGGCTTCTCTGACGACCTTGATCATTTCCCGTGGCCACACTCCATCACCAATCTCGTCTCGCTGGAGCATCTTGTATTGAGTGGATGGCCAAAAATCACGTCTCTCCCAGACCAAATTCAGCATCTCTCTAACTTGAGAACTTTATATATTGGGAAGTTTGAGGGGTTGGAAGTTCTTCCAGAGTGGATGGGTAGCCTTCGGAATCTTCGAGCATTGGATATTCGTAATTGCTCTAACCTCAGACAATTGCCCTCTGCAGAAGCAATGCGACACCTCACCAGTTTAAATCAACTACATATCAACAGCTGTCCTCTTTTAGCAGAGAGATGCACCAAAGGAAGTGGCGCAGAGTGGCCCAAGATTGCACACATTCCCTTGGTTCAAATCTATCCGTTGAACAAAGTTTGA